Proteins from one Cicer arietinum cultivar CDC Frontier isolate Library 1 chromosome 3, Cicar.CDCFrontier_v2.0, whole genome shotgun sequence genomic window:
- the LOC140919623 gene encoding uncharacterized protein, with the protein MAVGQFFNPEEGNQDLSPWFMLQSTYFRKELLLEEAHPLVVKLSFSISSSLLPVTLSVNNVSCGIRNSELPEEEAGDIESGSKKSNPLPVGQFLRILCVMIRCILMFYARGSGILQLF; encoded by the exons ATGGCAGTTGGACAGTTCTTTAACCCTGAGGAAGGAAATCAAGATTTATCTCCATGGTTTATGCTTCAATCTACCTATTTTCGTAAG GAGTTGCTGTTGGAGGAAGCTCATCCTCTAGTagttaaattatcattttccATTAGCTCGAGCCTTCTTCCTGTTACTTTGTCTGTGAATAATGTCAGTTGTGGAATTAGAAACTCTGAACTTCCAGAAGAAGAAGCTGGAGACATTGAAAGTGGTAGTAAGAAATCTAATCCACTTCCGGTAGGCCAATTTCTTAGAATTTTGTGTGTGATGATTAGGTGCATATTGATGTTTTATGCTAGGGGATCGGGGATCCTTCAGCttttttga